From one Haloferax marinisediminis genomic stretch:
- the mutL gene encoding DNA mismatch repair endonuclease MutL, with the protein MIHHLDRETRSKIAAGEVVTRPASVVVELVENAIDAGAQTVEIDVDGDGTDRIRVVDDGHGMSESNAVLAVERHTTSKLRDATDLETVETLGFRGEALPSIATVARLELTTNDGTPRGTRVVVDDGEKTVHPAGRGQGTTVEVTGLFADRPARKKSLASPKAEFARISSVVTRYALTRPDVRFVLRHDGHQTLTTPGTDRFSDAMLAVYGRDAASHASTFESTRTVALTDETAAADIDGVLCHPDVTRSRRDHIHVSVNGRALTDARIRRAVVDGYGTLLPDGREPVAVVRVSVPPEWVDHNVHPAKDAVEFRDADAVADAVESSVRDALSTADLRRSGELAMDLDTSLEPVEASSVFDDVRVIGRFRGLYLLCEAGDELLVVDQHAAHERVNYERLSAAVESAGIDSVAIDPPESVSLTATDAALLEANREVIESLGFRVAEFGGDTYRVEAVPAPLGRPFAPDALADVVADVAAGHASDPRDELLKELACHPSIKAGDDLSDEDAIRLVERLGSCETPYTCPHGRPTVLAIDESTFVRGFGRRSGRRG; encoded by the coding sequence ATGATTCACCATCTCGACCGGGAGACGCGCTCGAAAATCGCTGCCGGAGAGGTCGTCACCCGGCCAGCGAGCGTCGTCGTCGAACTCGTCGAGAACGCGATCGACGCCGGTGCGCAGACGGTCGAAATCGACGTCGACGGCGACGGAACCGACCGAATTCGTGTCGTGGACGACGGCCACGGGATGTCCGAATCGAACGCTGTCCTCGCCGTAGAACGGCACACGACGAGCAAACTACGGGACGCAACCGACCTCGAAACCGTCGAGACGCTCGGCTTCCGCGGTGAGGCGCTGCCGAGCATCGCCACCGTCGCCCGCCTCGAACTGACGACCAACGACGGGACACCACGAGGGACGCGCGTCGTCGTCGACGACGGCGAGAAGACCGTCCACCCCGCGGGTCGTGGGCAGGGGACGACCGTCGAGGTTACTGGCCTGTTCGCCGACCGCCCCGCTCGAAAGAAGTCCCTCGCCTCCCCGAAAGCCGAGTTCGCGCGCATCTCGTCGGTCGTGACTCGCTACGCACTCACCCGGCCAGACGTGCGGTTCGTCCTCCGCCACGACGGCCATCAGACGCTCACGACACCCGGAACCGACAGGTTCAGCGATGCGATGCTCGCGGTGTACGGCCGCGACGCCGCGAGTCACGCCTCGACGTTCGAGAGCACGCGAACGGTCGCACTCACAGACGAGACGGCCGCCGCCGATATCGACGGCGTGCTCTGTCACCCAGACGTGACCCGGTCTCGGCGGGACCATATTCACGTCTCGGTGAATGGCCGGGCACTGACAGACGCACGAATCAGACGGGCCGTGGTCGATGGCTACGGGACGCTTCTTCCCGACGGCCGCGAACCCGTGGCGGTCGTCCGTGTCTCGGTCCCACCCGAATGGGTCGACCACAACGTCCACCCCGCGAAAGACGCCGTCGAGTTCAGAGACGCCGACGCGGTAGCCGACGCAGTCGAATCGAGTGTCCGTGACGCGCTCTCGACGGCCGACCTCCGGCGGAGTGGCGAGTTGGCGATGGACCTCGACACGTCGCTCGAACCCGTCGAAGCGAGTTCGGTCTTCGACGACGTGCGCGTTATCGGCCGGTTCCGTGGTCTGTACCTGCTCTGTGAGGCCGGCGACGAGTTACTCGTCGTAGACCAGCACGCTGCCCACGAACGCGTGAACTACGAGCGACTCAGCGCGGCAGTCGAATCGGCGGGCATCGACTCCGTCGCCATCGACCCACCGGAGAGCGTGTCGCTCACTGCGACCGACGCGGCGTTGCTGGAGGCGAACCGCGAGGTTATCGAGTCGCTGGGATTCCGTGTCGCCGAGTTCGGCGGCGACACCTATCGCGTCGAAGCCGTTCCCGCGCCACTCGGCCGACCGTTCGCCCCTGACGCGCTGGCCGACGTGGTTGCAGACGTCGCCGCCGGCCACGCGAGCGACCCGAGAGACGAGTTGCTCAAAGAGTTGGCGTGTCACCCGTCGATAAAAGCCGGTGACGACCTTTCGGACGAGGATGCAATTCGGTTAGTCGAACGACTCGGGTCGTGCGAGACGCCCTACACCTGCCCACACGGTCGGCCGACAGTGCTGGCTATCGACGAATCGACGTTCGTGCGCGGGTTTGGGCGGCGGAGTGGAAGGCGTGGGTGA
- the mutS gene encoding DNA mismatch repair protein MutS — protein sequence MNADAQREAVYGAPPEMLAVRDDLTPMLSQYADLCETHDDALVLFQVGDFYEAFCGAAEAVARTCEVTLTKREDSTGTWPMAGIPIDNAAGYLERLLDAGYRVALADQVEDASEASGLVDRAVTQLITPGTVVDEELLEAGRATYLGAVARDGDDYGLAVVDVSTGECLVTGADRALALEELERLAPAELVVGPDCDLPSLSFDPMETPFDPDAFDTETARETLSTYAPRPAAVVESTVELRAVGALLAYAEYAQGDSKLEYVTRVTRFDPREFLQLDATAIRSLELFDSRSARAGSTLFSVLDETACALGRRRLESWLRRPLVDQNAIEARLDAVETLADDALSRADLRDHLSSVYDLERLVARIARERASARDLRSLKTTLDRVPEIRATLDGVESGLLSDLRDSLDELEDVRDHIDRAIVDDPPQEITEGGVIAPGYDDELDDVRGTAEDGREWVSNLEAREQERTGIDSLEVGYNQVHGYYIEVTNPNLDRVPDDYVRRQTLKNSERFYTPELKEREDEILRAADRADSLEYDLFCEVRADVATESERIQAVADALSDLDVLRTLADVAVANDYARPQFHDGTVSGASGDAGIEIDAGRHPVVERAQDEFVPNPTSLPQGGVALITGPNMSGKSTYMRQVALVCILAQMGSFVPADTARLPVVDRVFTRVGASDDIAGGQSTFMREMSELTEILHNATEDSLVLLDEVGRGTSTTDGLAIARAATEFVHDEVGAMTLFATHYHDLTDTADEREGVFNLHFTATQTDGDVTFLHSVAEGPSSSSYGVEVAHLAGVPATVVERARRLVEADAADAVADEGSSTKPGQHRDHTKPTEQTQPTNHAQSPQDETLAAYVDGLENGHHTDGDAVSPESDADRVARDVADELREADLVDTTPLEALNLLSDLKRRLE from the coding sequence ATGAACGCGGACGCCCAGCGTGAGGCGGTCTACGGTGCACCGCCAGAGATGCTGGCGGTACGAGACGACTTGACGCCGATGCTCTCGCAGTACGCCGACCTCTGTGAGACGCACGACGACGCCCTCGTGTTGTTTCAGGTCGGCGACTTCTACGAGGCGTTCTGTGGTGCCGCAGAAGCTGTCGCGCGGACCTGCGAGGTGACGCTCACGAAACGCGAAGATTCGACCGGCACGTGGCCGATGGCAGGGATTCCCATCGACAACGCCGCGGGGTACCTCGAACGCTTGCTCGACGCCGGCTATCGCGTCGCGCTCGCCGACCAGGTCGAAGATGCCTCCGAAGCCTCGGGACTCGTGGACCGTGCCGTCACGCAACTCATTACTCCCGGAACCGTCGTCGACGAAGAACTCCTCGAAGCGGGGCGGGCGACCTACCTCGGTGCCGTCGCCCGCGACGGCGACGACTACGGACTCGCCGTCGTCGACGTCTCCACCGGCGAGTGTCTCGTCACCGGCGCAGACCGTGCGCTCGCACTCGAAGAACTCGAACGTCTCGCCCCGGCCGAACTCGTCGTCGGCCCCGACTGTGACCTCCCGTCGCTCTCGTTCGACCCGATGGAGACACCGTTCGACCCAGACGCATTCGACACTGAGACGGCCCGTGAGACGCTGTCGACTTACGCACCTCGTCCAGCGGCAGTCGTCGAATCCACCGTCGAACTCCGGGCAGTCGGTGCGCTCCTCGCGTACGCCGAGTACGCACAGGGCGACTCGAAACTGGAGTACGTCACTCGAGTCACCCGATTCGACCCCCGTGAGTTCCTCCAACTCGACGCGACGGCGATTCGAAGCCTCGAACTGTTCGACTCGCGGAGCGCCCGCGCCGGGAGCACGCTCTTTTCGGTCCTCGACGAGACGGCGTGTGCGCTGGGTCGACGACGACTCGAATCGTGGCTTCGACGGCCACTCGTGGACCAGAACGCCATCGAAGCGCGACTGGATGCGGTCGAGACGCTCGCCGACGACGCGCTCTCGCGGGCAGACCTCCGTGACCACCTCTCGTCCGTCTACGACCTCGAACGACTCGTCGCTCGCATCGCTCGTGAACGCGCCAGCGCCCGCGACCTGCGCTCGTTGAAAACGACGCTCGACCGCGTGCCCGAGATTCGTGCGACACTCGACGGTGTCGAATCCGGTCTCCTTTCCGACCTCCGTGATTCGCTGGACGAACTCGAAGACGTCCGCGACCACATCGACCGTGCCATCGTCGACGACCCGCCACAGGAGATTACCGAAGGCGGCGTCATCGCACCGGGGTACGACGACGAACTCGACGACGTTCGCGGCACCGCCGAAGACGGCCGCGAGTGGGTGTCGAATCTCGAAGCACGCGAACAGGAGCGAACCGGCATCGACTCACTCGAAGTCGGCTACAATCAGGTCCACGGCTACTACATCGAAGTGACGAACCCGAACCTCGACCGGGTGCCCGACGACTACGTCCGCCGGCAGACGCTGAAGAACTCAGAACGCTTCTACACGCCCGAGTTGAAAGAACGCGAAGACGAGATTCTCCGTGCGGCCGACCGGGCGGACAGCCTCGAATACGACCTGTTTTGCGAGGTTCGCGCCGACGTTGCGACCGAATCGGAGCGCATTCAGGCAGTCGCGGACGCGCTCTCTGACCTCGACGTGCTTCGGACGCTCGCAGACGTCGCTGTCGCCAACGACTACGCCCGACCGCAGTTCCACGACGGCACCGTGTCGGGCGCATCGGGCGATGCTGGCATCGAAATCGACGCCGGCCGACACCCCGTGGTCGAACGCGCACAAGACGAGTTCGTCCCGAATCCGACCTCACTTCCACAGGGTGGCGTGGCGCTCATCACCGGCCCGAACATGTCCGGGAAATCGACGTACATGCGACAGGTCGCGCTCGTCTGTATCCTCGCGCAGATGGGGAGTTTCGTCCCCGCAGACACCGCCAGACTGCCAGTCGTCGACCGAGTGTTCACCCGCGTCGGTGCCTCTGACGACATCGCCGGTGGGCAATCGACGTTCATGCGCGAGATGAGCGAGTTGACCGAAATCCTCCACAACGCCACCGAAGATTCGCTCGTCCTCCTCGACGAGGTGGGGCGCGGAACCTCCACCACCGACGGCCTCGCTATCGCCCGCGCGGCCACCGAATTCGTCCACGACGAAGTCGGCGCGATGACGCTCTTCGCAACTCACTACCACGACCTGACCGACACGGCCGACGAACGCGAGGGTGTGTTCAACTTGCACTTCACCGCCACGCAGACTGACGGCGACGTGACGTTCCTCCACAGCGTCGCCGAAGGACCGTCGTCGTCGTCGTACGGCGTCGAAGTCGCACACCTTGCAGGCGTCCCGGCGACCGTGGTCGAACGCGCCCGGCGTCTCGTCGAGGCCGACGCAGCAGACGCCGTCGCAGACGAAGGTTCAAGTACGAAACCGGGGCAACACAGGGACCACACCAAACCCACAGAACAGACTCAACCCACAAACCACGCCCAGTCCCCGCAAGACGAGACGCTCGCTGCCTACGTCGACGGACTCGAAAACGGACACCACACGGACGGTGACGCAGTATCCCCTGAGTCGGATGCAGACCGCGTCGCCCGTGACGTTGCCGACGAACTCCGTGAAGCAGACCTCGTGGACACGACCCCACTGGAGGCGCTGAACCTCCTGTCGGACCTCAAGCGGAGACTCGAATGA
- a CDS encoding AAA family ATPase, producing the protein MTDVHADTDIDRAHSVEAVSDLATRISENVEQVIVGHHDAIEDIIVTLFARGHLLLEDVPGVGKTMLARAIATSIEGSFERIQFTPDLLPSDVTGVNVFNQQTSEFEFRKGPVFGNVVLGDEINRAPPKTQAALLEVMEELQVTSDGITRPVPDPFTVIATQNDVEPDRTYDLPLAELDRFMKKIHLGYPNESEETELLGRVSGHHPIESLEPVATSADVRDARETILSVTVSEPVRRYVSRLAADTRERAHLGVSPRGSIALIRAAQARAALDSRDYVVPDDVQREIRSVWAHRIRTTSGESGLDVVERALEYVPVE; encoded by the coding sequence ATGACTGATGTACATGCAGACACCGACATCGACCGCGCGCACTCGGTCGAAGCGGTATCGGACCTCGCTACACGAATCTCTGAAAACGTCGAACAGGTCATCGTCGGCCACCACGACGCGATAGAGGACATCATCGTGACGCTGTTCGCCCGTGGCCACCTCCTCTTAGAAGACGTTCCTGGCGTCGGGAAGACGATGCTCGCACGGGCAATCGCCACCTCGATAGAGGGGTCGTTCGAGCGGATTCAGTTCACGCCCGACCTCCTCCCGTCGGACGTGACGGGGGTGAACGTGTTCAATCAACAGACCTCCGAGTTCGAGTTTCGGAAGGGGCCGGTGTTCGGGAACGTCGTCTTGGGTGACGAAATCAACCGCGCACCGCCGAAGACGCAGGCCGCCCTCCTCGAAGTCATGGAAGAACTGCAGGTGACCTCCGACGGGATTACACGACCGGTTCCCGACCCCTTCACTGTCATCGCGACGCAGAACGACGTGGAACCGGACCGAACCTACGACCTCCCACTGGCCGAACTCGACCGCTTCATGAAGAAGATTCATCTGGGCTATCCGAACGAATCCGAAGAGACGGAACTCCTCGGCCGAGTCTCCGGACACCACCCAATCGAGTCACTCGAACCGGTCGCCACGTCTGCCGACGTTCGTGACGCTCGTGAGACGATTCTCAGTGTGACGGTGAGCGAACCGGTTCGACGGTACGTCTCACGACTCGCTGCCGACACCAGAGAACGGGCACACCTCGGCGTGAGTCCCCGTGGGTCGATTGCCCTCATCCGTGCTGCACAGGCCCGCGCCGCACTCGATTCCCGCGACTACGTCGTTCCCGACGACGTGCAACGCGAGATTCGGAGCGTCTGGGCACACCGTATCCGTACGACGAGCGGCGAAAGCGGACTCGACGTGGTCGAACGGGCCCTCGAGTACGTTCCGGTCGAATGA